A portion of the Phaenicophaeus curvirostris isolate KB17595 chromosome 17, BPBGC_Pcur_1.0, whole genome shotgun sequence genome contains these proteins:
- the SNRNP35 gene encoding U11/U12 small nuclear ribonucleoprotein 35 kDa protein — MNDWAPIAKEYDPLKAGSIDGTDEEPHDRAIWRAMLARYEPNKGVTGDPRLTLFVARLNLQTTEEKLKEVFSRYGDIRKIRLVRDLVTGFSKGYAFIEYKDERALLKAHRDANRLVIDQHEIFVDFELERTLKGWIPRRLGGGFGGKKESGQLRFGGRDRPFRKPINLPNMKSDFCGEGSAEKRNWSREGARDWRTRERDHERSRDKRWSERERSWAWGDSERERDSKEERSRGWERKDRDRKDRDRDRSRERDAKKQREDDKHR, encoded by the coding sequence ATGAATGACTGGGCCCCCATCGCCAAGGAGTACGACCCCCTGAAGGCCGGCAGCATCGACGGCACCGACGAGGAGCCCCACGACCGCGCCATATGGAGGGCGATGCTGGCACGCTACGAGCCCAACAAGGGAGTCACAGGGGATCCTCGCCTTACCCTGTTTGTAGCGAGGCTCAATCTTCAGACGACAGAGGAGAAGTTAaaggaggtcttttccaggtATGGAGACATCAGAAAGATCCGTCTGGTTCGAGACCTGGTCACGGGCTTCTCGAAGGGTTACGCGTTTATCGAGTACAAAGACGAGCGTGCTCTCTTGAAGGCCCACAGAGACGCCAACAGGCTGGTTATCGATCAACATGAGATCTTTGTAGACTTTGAACTGGAAAGAACCCTCAAAGGATGGATTCCTCGGAGACTCGGAGGTGGTTTTGGAGGTAAAAAGGAATCTGGGCAGCTGCGGTTTGGAGGACGGGACAGACCTTTCCGAAAGCCCATCAATTTGCCAAACATGAAAAGTGATTTCTGTGGAGAAGGATCCGCGGAGAAAAGAAACTGGTCTCGTGAAGGAgcaagggactggagaacaagggaGCGAGACCATGAAAGGAGCAGAGACAAGCGATGGTCAGAAAGGGAACGGTCATGGGCTTGGGGTGAcagtgagagagagagggactccaaggaggagaggagcagagggtgGGAGAGGAAGGACAGAGACAGAAAGGACAGGGATAGAGACCGAAGCAGGGAACGAGACGCCAAGAAACAAAGGGAAGATGATAAGCATCGGTAA
- the KMT5A gene encoding N-lysine methyltransferase KMT5A, with translation MPGAEEPGPDSAERKGPARPRAGEENVFIGQSKIYSYLNPSKTSGARPPLQEENSVMYREVKCQGKALNKAYRKGDGKKNGGNIIEGAMKPEDQKEKEDGRDALVPSSDQNQETIETQKTPLPSDGADEASAAKPAQKKTVKAKRGPRRKTQGRTPNRKVTDYYPVRRSSRKSKSELETEERRKIDELITSGKEEGMKIDYIDGKGRGVIATKHFNRGEFVVEYHGDLIEITDARKREALYAQDPSTGCYMYYFQYLSKTYCVDATKETNRLGRLINHSKCGNCQTKLHDIDGVPHLILIASRDIKAGEELLYDYGDRSKASIEAYPWLKH, from the exons ATGCCCGGCGCCGAGGAGCCCGGCCCCGACAGCGCCGAGAGGAAGGgacccgcccggccccgcgccggCGAG GAGAATGTGTTTATTGGTCAATCCAAaatctacagctacctgaatcCTAGCAAAACTTCTGGTGCTCGTCCTCCGCTCCAAGAAGAAAACTCTGTCATGTATCGTGAGGTGAAATGTCAGGGCAAAGCACTAAACAAAGCCTACAGGAAAGGAGATG GAAAAAAGAATGGTGGCAATATAATCGAAGGTGCTATGAAACCAGAAGatcagaaggagaaagaagatggGCGTGATGCTTTGGTGCCCTCCTCTGATCAAAACCAAGAAACTATAGAAACTCAAAAGACACCTCTGCCTTCAGATGGTGCTGATGAGGCCAGTGCTGCAAAGCCAGCTCAGAAAAAGACGGTTAAAGCAAAACGTGGACCACGAAGAAA AACGCAAGGAAGAACACCAAATCGAAAAGTGACAGATTACTACCCAGTTAGAAGAAGTTCCAGGAAAAGCAAATCTGAATTGGAG accgaggaaaggaggaaaatagaTGAGCTAATTACAAgtgggaaagaagaaggaatgaAG ATTGATTACATCGATGGCAAAGGGAGAGGAGTAATTGCTACTAAACATTTTAATCGAGGAGAATTTGTAGTTGAATATCACGGGGATCTCATTGAGATCACTGATGCTCGAAAGCGAGAAGCTCTGTATGCTCAAGATCCATCCACAGGCTGCTATATGTACTATTTTCAGTACCTCAGCAAAACGTACTG TGTTGATGCTACAAAAGAAACCAATCGTCTGGGAAGACTGATTAATCACAGCAAATGTGGCAATTGTCAGACGAAGCTTCATGACATTGATGGTGTGCCTCATCTCATCTTGATAGCTTCCAGAGACATTAAAGCAGGCGAAGAACTGTTGTATGACTATGGAGACAGAAGCAAAGCTTCCATTGAAGCTTATCCCTGGCTGAAACACTAA